In Capsicum annuum cultivar UCD-10X-F1 chromosome 11, UCD10Xv1.1, whole genome shotgun sequence, one genomic interval encodes:
- the LOC107847628 gene encoding paired amphipathic helix protein Sin3-like 4 isoform X2, which produces MSSSQLKRPIVSSSRAEPSGQSTMMGGSSANKLTTNDALSYLKAVKEIFQDRRDKYDEFLEVMKDFKAQRIDTSGVIARVKELFKGHRTLILGFNTFLPKGYEITNPEDEPPVKKPVEFEEAISFVNKIKTRFQGDDFVYKSFLDILNMYRKENKAIAEVYNEVSFLFRGHADLLEEFTHFLPDAMAAARARNAQAHRAPVLRYDEKSSSMTAARHMHAEKATSVGVREIAIDRPDQEYEETTLRTERERRERQYEDRELDRKSVHRDAAVDQFEHSMQDHGFAYCERVKERLQDMGDRKQFFKCLHIYSRNVVTSTQLQSLVSSLLQKHPDLMDGFDEFISQCERTEGYLAAILSKTHSLWSDEQIPKSEKVEDRDKDRDCEWEDRNRLRETRERDRHDRAVAYGSRDVQGQRMSLYHNKDKYAAKPIHELDLSNCDSCSPSYRLLPKNYPIPIASQKTEIGAEVLNDHWVSVTSGSEDYSFKHMRKNQYEESLFRCEDDRFELDMLLESVNATTRRVEELLNKINDNTISSDSHIRIEEHFTGLNLRCIERLYGDHGLDVMDVLRKNAPLALPVILTRLKQKQEEWARCRSDFNKVWAEIYAKNYHKSLDHRSFYFKQQDTKSLSTKALLAEIKEISEIKCKEDDVLLSVAAGNGLPIIAHLEFEYPDSDIHEDLYQIIKYSCREVCTREQLDKVMKIWTTFLEPIFGVPRQPQDEVDGGDVVKDKNLNAKDKTAIEGERVGSPASGSGMNCRQGSSRNGDEEHPPEHLISSRVQIADGENGFKDDSSPHANGVTLKIVTSKNVLQHGKAAANLNMADGASGLSREAFCADQLVLSNSATVGENHGRVCRENASGHGAGTSRPSSSTIKREPEIVLSNDSKDGGLMDPKAEGIKVEKCLEESVGKCRLEREEGELTPNGDFEDNFTPLNEGGQNESHSLKGSSSSKLYQGGRGEEEIRGRVGGCANDADDEGEASAQGTSEDSENASENCDVSGSESANGEGSHEEREEDGDNDVNDNKAESEGEVEGTVDVHDAEGDGAVMPFSERLLHTSRPLTKHVPSIFHDREKESRIFFGNDSFYVLFRLHQTLYERLQKAKLHSSSSEHRWRASNAINSTESYSRFRSALYNLLDGSSDNAKFEDDCRAIIGAQSYLLFTLDKLIYKIVKQLQTIATDELESKLLQLYAYEISRNSSTFSDVVYHENVRALVHDETMYRIACSSKPTRLTIQLMDYVYDKPEVSAVSMDPNFAAYLSNELLSVNPQKENPGVFLTRNKRKYGVRDETFTSEAMEGLKIFNGLECKIACSSSKVSYVLDTEDSLIRSRKRRRILKEKFLSNGHSKCLNRSDKVQRFRRLLSS; this is translated from the exons ATGAGTTCTTCTCAACTCAAACGTCCCATTGTTTCTTCTTCTCGTGCTGAACC TTCTGGGCAATCCACAATGATGGGTGGAAGCAGTGCCAACAAGCTAACAACAAACGACGCGCTTTCCTATCTCAAGGCAGTGAAGGAAATCTTTCAGGACAGAAGGGACAAGTatgatgagtttcttgaagtcaTGAAAGATTTCAAGGCCCAGAG AATTGACACTTCTGGTGTCATAGCGAGGGTGAAGGAATTATTCAAAGGGCATCGAACCTTAATTTTGGGTTTCAATACATTTTTGCCCAAGGGATATGAAATCACAAATCCCGAGGACGAACCTCCAGTGAAAAAGCCTGTTGAATTTGAAGAAGCAATCAGTTTTGTAAACAAGATAAAG ACTAGATTTCAAGGCGATGATTTTGTTTATAAATCGTTTCTTGATATTCTGAATATGTATAGAAAGGAAAATAAGGCTATTGCAGAAGTTTATAATGAG GTCTCCTTCCTTTTCCGTGGCCATGCTGATTTGCTTGAAGAGTTCACCCACTTTTTACCTGATGCCATGGCAGCAGCCCGAGCTCGTAATGCTCAAGCTCACAGGGCGCCTGTCCTGCGTTATGATGAGAAAAGCTCTTCGATGACAGCTGCAAGGCACATGCATGCCGAGAAG GCTACTTCTGTGGGTGTCCGGGAGATTGCTATTGATCGGCCTGATCaagaatatgaagaaacaacattGAGAACTGAAAGGGAAAGAAGGGAACGACAATATGAGGATAGAGAGCTGGACAGAAAATCTGTTCATAGAGATGCTGCTGTTGACCAGTTTGAACACA GTATGCAGGACCATGGTTTTGCTTACTGTGAGCGGGTTAAGGAAAGGTTACAGGATATGGGAGATCGAAAACAATTTTTTAAGTGCCTTCATATCTATAGCAGGAATGTAGTTACAAGCACCCAATTACAATCCCTG GTTAGCAGCTTACTTCAGAAACATCCTGATCTCATGGACGGGTTTGATGAATTTATTTCTCAATGTGAGAGGACAG AGGGATATCTTGCTGCTATTCTGAGCAAAACAC ATTCCTTATGGAGTGATGAACAAATTCCCAAGTCTGAGAAAGTAGAAGACAGGGACAAAGACCGAGATTGCGAGTGGGAAGACAGGAATAGACTGCGGGAGACAAGAGAAAGAGATAGACATGACAGAGCTGTCGCTTATGGAAGTAGAGATGTACAAGGGCAGAGGATGTCCTTGTATCACAACAAGGATAAATATGCAGCAAAACCTATACATGAACTTGATCTCTCTAACTGTGACAGTTGCTCCCCAAGTTATCGGCTTCTTCCAAAGAAT TATCCAATTCCTATAGCAAGTCAGAAAACAGAAATTGGTGCCGAAGTATTAAATGATCACTGGGTATCTGTTACATCAGGAAGTGAGGATTACTCTTTTAAACACATGCGCAAAAACCAGTATGAAGAAAGTTTGTTCCGATGCGAAGATGACAG GTTTGAGCTGGATATGCTTTTAGAATCTGTCAATGCGACAACAAGACGTGTTGAAGAATTGCTCAACAAGATCAATGATAATACTATTTCTAGTGATAGTCATATCCGTATTGAAGAACATTTTACTG GTTTGAATCTAAGGTGCATTGAACGTCTTTATGGCGACCATGGGCTTGATGTTATGGATGTGTTGAGGAAGAATGCACCACTTGCCCTTCCAGTTATACTCACTCGCTTGAAGCAGAAACAAGAGGAGTGGGCAAGGTGTCGTTCTGATTTTAATAAAGTTTGGGCTGAAATTTACGCTAAGAACTATCACAAATCACTGGATCATCGTAGCTTTTATTTCAAGCAGCAGGACACAAAAAGTTTGAGCACTAAAG CACTGCTGGCTGAGATCAAAGAAATCAGTGAAATTAAGTGCAAAGAAGATGATGTGCTGCTATCGGTTGCTGCTGGAAATGGGCTACCAATTATCGCACATCTGGAGTTCGAGTATCCTGATTCGGACATCCATGAAGACCTTTATCAAATCATTAAGTATTCATGTAGAGAAGTTTGTACAAGAGAACAGTTGGACAAAGTCATGAAGATTTGGACCACCTTCCTGGAACCAATATTTGGTGTTCCTCGTCAGCCTCAGGATGAAGTGGATGGTGGAGATGTTGTAAAGGATAAAAATCTAAATGCTAAAGATAAAACAGCAATTGAAGGGGAAAGGGTTGGCAGCCCTGCTAGTGGCTCGGGCATGAATTGCAGACAAGGCAGTTCCAGGAATGGAGATGAAGAGCATCCACCTGAGCATTTAATTTCTTCCAGAGTTCAGATAGCAGATGGTGAAAATGGGTTTAAGGATGATAGCTCTCCTCATGCAAATGGTGTGACGCTGAAAATTGTTACTTCAAAGAACGTCCTTCAACATGGGAAGGCAGCCGCTAATCTGAATATGGCAGATGGGGCATCTGGTCTCAGCAGAGAAGCTTTCTGTGCGGACCAGCTAGTGCTTTCAAACAGTGCTACTGTGGGGGAAAACCATGGAAGAGTCTGTAGAGAAAATGCTTCAG GGCATGGTGCAGGCACTTCCAGACCTAGTAGTTCCACAATCAAACGTGAACCTGAGATAGTATTGTCTAATGACTCAAAG GACGGAGGGCTCATGGACCCAAAGGCAGAAGGTATCAAAGTTGAAAAATGTCTTGAAGAATCCGTAGGAAAGTGTAGACTTGAGAGAGAAGAGGGTGAATTGACTCCAAATGGTGATTTTGAGGATAATTTTACGCCATTGAATGAAGGTGGTCAAAATGAATCACATAGTTTAAAGGGAAGTTCAAGTAGTAAGCTGTACCAAGGTGGACGTGGAGAAGAAGAAATTCGTGGTAGAGTCGGAGGATGTGCGAATGATGCTGATGATGAAGGGGAAGCGAGTGCTCAGGGAACATCAGAGGACAGTGAAAATGCTTCTGAAAATTGTGATGTTTCAGGTAGTGAGTCTGCTAATGGAGAAGGTTCTCATGAAGAGCGTGAAGAAGATGGAGACAATGATGTGAATGATAACAAGGCAGAGAGTGAAGGAGAGGTGGAAGGAACTGTTGATGTCCATGATGCTGAAGGAGATGGTGCTGTTATGCCATTTTCAGAACGTCTTCTACATACATCCAGGCCTCTGACCAAGCACGTTCCTTCTATATTTCATGACAGGGAGAAGGAATCACGTATATTTTTTGGAAATGattcattttatgtgttgttcagACTTCACCAG ACATTATATGAAAGACTGCAGAAAGCAAAATTGCATTCATCATCATCGGAACACAGATGGAGAGCCTCAAACGCTATCAACTCCACTGAGTCATATTCCAG ATTCAGGAGTGCACTCTATAACCTGCTCGATGGTTCCTCTGACAATGCAAAGTTCGAGGATGACTGCCGAGCTATTATTGGAGCCCAGTCATATCTTCTCTTCACCTTGGACAAGCTGATATACAAAATTGTCAAACAG CTCCAGACGATTGCAACTGATGAGTTGGAAAGTAAACTTCTCCAACTATATGCATATGAAATCTCAAGAAATTCTAGCACATTTTCGGATGTAGTTTACCATGAAAATGTGCGTGCCCTTGTTCATGACGAGACCATGTACAGAATAGCATGT TCATCTAAACCAACACGTCTTACCATACAACTCATGGACTATGTTTATGATAAGCCTGAGGTATCTGCTGTTTCAATGGACCCAAATTTTGCAGCTTATTTAAGCAATGAACTCCTCTCCGTTAATCCTCAGAAGGAGAACCCTGGGGTGTTCTTGACAAG AAATAAACGGAagtatggagttagagatgagaCTTTTACATCCGAGGCTATGGAAGGACTTAAAATTTTTAATGGTCTAGAATGTAAAATAGCATGCAGTTCATCAAAG GTCTCTTACGTCTTAGACACTGAAGATTCTTTAATCCGTTCAAGAAAAAGGCGAAGAATATTAAAGGAGAAGTTTTTGTCTAATGGCCATTCAAAGTGTTTGAACAGGTCTGATAAAGTGCAACGCTTCCGCAGATTGCTCTCCAGTTGA
- the LOC107847628 gene encoding paired amphipathic helix protein Sin3-like 4 isoform X1, whose amino-acid sequence MSSSQLKRPIVSSSRAEPSGQSTMMGGSSANKLTTNDALSYLKAVKEIFQDRRDKYDEFLEVMKDFKAQRIDTSGVIARVKELFKGHRTLILGFNTFLPKGYEITNPEDEPPVKKPVEFEEAISFVNKIKTRFQGDDFVYKSFLDILNMYRKENKAIAEVYNEVSFLFRGHADLLEEFTHFLPDAMAAARARNAQAHRAPVLRYDEKSSSMTAARHMHAEKKATSVGVREIAIDRPDQEYEETTLRTERERRERQYEDRELDRKSVHRDAAVDQFEHSMQDHGFAYCERVKERLQDMGDRKQFFKCLHIYSRNVVTSTQLQSLVSSLLQKHPDLMDGFDEFISQCERTEGYLAAILSKTHSLWSDEQIPKSEKVEDRDKDRDCEWEDRNRLRETRERDRHDRAVAYGSRDVQGQRMSLYHNKDKYAAKPIHELDLSNCDSCSPSYRLLPKNYPIPIASQKTEIGAEVLNDHWVSVTSGSEDYSFKHMRKNQYEESLFRCEDDRFELDMLLESVNATTRRVEELLNKINDNTISSDSHIRIEEHFTGLNLRCIERLYGDHGLDVMDVLRKNAPLALPVILTRLKQKQEEWARCRSDFNKVWAEIYAKNYHKSLDHRSFYFKQQDTKSLSTKALLAEIKEISEIKCKEDDVLLSVAAGNGLPIIAHLEFEYPDSDIHEDLYQIIKYSCREVCTREQLDKVMKIWTTFLEPIFGVPRQPQDEVDGGDVVKDKNLNAKDKTAIEGERVGSPASGSGMNCRQGSSRNGDEEHPPEHLISSRVQIADGENGFKDDSSPHANGVTLKIVTSKNVLQHGKAAANLNMADGASGLSREAFCADQLVLSNSATVGENHGRVCRENASGHGAGTSRPSSSTIKREPEIVLSNDSKDGGLMDPKAEGIKVEKCLEESVGKCRLEREEGELTPNGDFEDNFTPLNEGGQNESHSLKGSSSSKLYQGGRGEEEIRGRVGGCANDADDEGEASAQGTSEDSENASENCDVSGSESANGEGSHEEREEDGDNDVNDNKAESEGEVEGTVDVHDAEGDGAVMPFSERLLHTSRPLTKHVPSIFHDREKESRIFFGNDSFYVLFRLHQTLYERLQKAKLHSSSSEHRWRASNAINSTESYSRFRSALYNLLDGSSDNAKFEDDCRAIIGAQSYLLFTLDKLIYKIVKQLQTIATDELESKLLQLYAYEISRNSSTFSDVVYHENVRALVHDETMYRIACSSKPTRLTIQLMDYVYDKPEVSAVSMDPNFAAYLSNELLSVNPQKENPGVFLTRNKRKYGVRDETFTSEAMEGLKIFNGLECKIACSSSKVSYVLDTEDSLIRSRKRRRILKEKFLSNGHSKCLNRSDKVQRFRRLLSS is encoded by the exons ATGAGTTCTTCTCAACTCAAACGTCCCATTGTTTCTTCTTCTCGTGCTGAACC TTCTGGGCAATCCACAATGATGGGTGGAAGCAGTGCCAACAAGCTAACAACAAACGACGCGCTTTCCTATCTCAAGGCAGTGAAGGAAATCTTTCAGGACAGAAGGGACAAGTatgatgagtttcttgaagtcaTGAAAGATTTCAAGGCCCAGAG AATTGACACTTCTGGTGTCATAGCGAGGGTGAAGGAATTATTCAAAGGGCATCGAACCTTAATTTTGGGTTTCAATACATTTTTGCCCAAGGGATATGAAATCACAAATCCCGAGGACGAACCTCCAGTGAAAAAGCCTGTTGAATTTGAAGAAGCAATCAGTTTTGTAAACAAGATAAAG ACTAGATTTCAAGGCGATGATTTTGTTTATAAATCGTTTCTTGATATTCTGAATATGTATAGAAAGGAAAATAAGGCTATTGCAGAAGTTTATAATGAG GTCTCCTTCCTTTTCCGTGGCCATGCTGATTTGCTTGAAGAGTTCACCCACTTTTTACCTGATGCCATGGCAGCAGCCCGAGCTCGTAATGCTCAAGCTCACAGGGCGCCTGTCCTGCGTTATGATGAGAAAAGCTCTTCGATGACAGCTGCAAGGCACATGCATGCCGAGAAG AAGGCTACTTCTGTGGGTGTCCGGGAGATTGCTATTGATCGGCCTGATCaagaatatgaagaaacaacattGAGAACTGAAAGGGAAAGAAGGGAACGACAATATGAGGATAGAGAGCTGGACAGAAAATCTGTTCATAGAGATGCTGCTGTTGACCAGTTTGAACACA GTATGCAGGACCATGGTTTTGCTTACTGTGAGCGGGTTAAGGAAAGGTTACAGGATATGGGAGATCGAAAACAATTTTTTAAGTGCCTTCATATCTATAGCAGGAATGTAGTTACAAGCACCCAATTACAATCCCTG GTTAGCAGCTTACTTCAGAAACATCCTGATCTCATGGACGGGTTTGATGAATTTATTTCTCAATGTGAGAGGACAG AGGGATATCTTGCTGCTATTCTGAGCAAAACAC ATTCCTTATGGAGTGATGAACAAATTCCCAAGTCTGAGAAAGTAGAAGACAGGGACAAAGACCGAGATTGCGAGTGGGAAGACAGGAATAGACTGCGGGAGACAAGAGAAAGAGATAGACATGACAGAGCTGTCGCTTATGGAAGTAGAGATGTACAAGGGCAGAGGATGTCCTTGTATCACAACAAGGATAAATATGCAGCAAAACCTATACATGAACTTGATCTCTCTAACTGTGACAGTTGCTCCCCAAGTTATCGGCTTCTTCCAAAGAAT TATCCAATTCCTATAGCAAGTCAGAAAACAGAAATTGGTGCCGAAGTATTAAATGATCACTGGGTATCTGTTACATCAGGAAGTGAGGATTACTCTTTTAAACACATGCGCAAAAACCAGTATGAAGAAAGTTTGTTCCGATGCGAAGATGACAG GTTTGAGCTGGATATGCTTTTAGAATCTGTCAATGCGACAACAAGACGTGTTGAAGAATTGCTCAACAAGATCAATGATAATACTATTTCTAGTGATAGTCATATCCGTATTGAAGAACATTTTACTG GTTTGAATCTAAGGTGCATTGAACGTCTTTATGGCGACCATGGGCTTGATGTTATGGATGTGTTGAGGAAGAATGCACCACTTGCCCTTCCAGTTATACTCACTCGCTTGAAGCAGAAACAAGAGGAGTGGGCAAGGTGTCGTTCTGATTTTAATAAAGTTTGGGCTGAAATTTACGCTAAGAACTATCACAAATCACTGGATCATCGTAGCTTTTATTTCAAGCAGCAGGACACAAAAAGTTTGAGCACTAAAG CACTGCTGGCTGAGATCAAAGAAATCAGTGAAATTAAGTGCAAAGAAGATGATGTGCTGCTATCGGTTGCTGCTGGAAATGGGCTACCAATTATCGCACATCTGGAGTTCGAGTATCCTGATTCGGACATCCATGAAGACCTTTATCAAATCATTAAGTATTCATGTAGAGAAGTTTGTACAAGAGAACAGTTGGACAAAGTCATGAAGATTTGGACCACCTTCCTGGAACCAATATTTGGTGTTCCTCGTCAGCCTCAGGATGAAGTGGATGGTGGAGATGTTGTAAAGGATAAAAATCTAAATGCTAAAGATAAAACAGCAATTGAAGGGGAAAGGGTTGGCAGCCCTGCTAGTGGCTCGGGCATGAATTGCAGACAAGGCAGTTCCAGGAATGGAGATGAAGAGCATCCACCTGAGCATTTAATTTCTTCCAGAGTTCAGATAGCAGATGGTGAAAATGGGTTTAAGGATGATAGCTCTCCTCATGCAAATGGTGTGACGCTGAAAATTGTTACTTCAAAGAACGTCCTTCAACATGGGAAGGCAGCCGCTAATCTGAATATGGCAGATGGGGCATCTGGTCTCAGCAGAGAAGCTTTCTGTGCGGACCAGCTAGTGCTTTCAAACAGTGCTACTGTGGGGGAAAACCATGGAAGAGTCTGTAGAGAAAATGCTTCAG GGCATGGTGCAGGCACTTCCAGACCTAGTAGTTCCACAATCAAACGTGAACCTGAGATAGTATTGTCTAATGACTCAAAG GACGGAGGGCTCATGGACCCAAAGGCAGAAGGTATCAAAGTTGAAAAATGTCTTGAAGAATCCGTAGGAAAGTGTAGACTTGAGAGAGAAGAGGGTGAATTGACTCCAAATGGTGATTTTGAGGATAATTTTACGCCATTGAATGAAGGTGGTCAAAATGAATCACATAGTTTAAAGGGAAGTTCAAGTAGTAAGCTGTACCAAGGTGGACGTGGAGAAGAAGAAATTCGTGGTAGAGTCGGAGGATGTGCGAATGATGCTGATGATGAAGGGGAAGCGAGTGCTCAGGGAACATCAGAGGACAGTGAAAATGCTTCTGAAAATTGTGATGTTTCAGGTAGTGAGTCTGCTAATGGAGAAGGTTCTCATGAAGAGCGTGAAGAAGATGGAGACAATGATGTGAATGATAACAAGGCAGAGAGTGAAGGAGAGGTGGAAGGAACTGTTGATGTCCATGATGCTGAAGGAGATGGTGCTGTTATGCCATTTTCAGAACGTCTTCTACATACATCCAGGCCTCTGACCAAGCACGTTCCTTCTATATTTCATGACAGGGAGAAGGAATCACGTATATTTTTTGGAAATGattcattttatgtgttgttcagACTTCACCAG ACATTATATGAAAGACTGCAGAAAGCAAAATTGCATTCATCATCATCGGAACACAGATGGAGAGCCTCAAACGCTATCAACTCCACTGAGTCATATTCCAG ATTCAGGAGTGCACTCTATAACCTGCTCGATGGTTCCTCTGACAATGCAAAGTTCGAGGATGACTGCCGAGCTATTATTGGAGCCCAGTCATATCTTCTCTTCACCTTGGACAAGCTGATATACAAAATTGTCAAACAG CTCCAGACGATTGCAACTGATGAGTTGGAAAGTAAACTTCTCCAACTATATGCATATGAAATCTCAAGAAATTCTAGCACATTTTCGGATGTAGTTTACCATGAAAATGTGCGTGCCCTTGTTCATGACGAGACCATGTACAGAATAGCATGT TCATCTAAACCAACACGTCTTACCATACAACTCATGGACTATGTTTATGATAAGCCTGAGGTATCTGCTGTTTCAATGGACCCAAATTTTGCAGCTTATTTAAGCAATGAACTCCTCTCCGTTAATCCTCAGAAGGAGAACCCTGGGGTGTTCTTGACAAG AAATAAACGGAagtatggagttagagatgagaCTTTTACATCCGAGGCTATGGAAGGACTTAAAATTTTTAATGGTCTAGAATGTAAAATAGCATGCAGTTCATCAAAG GTCTCTTACGTCTTAGACACTGAAGATTCTTTAATCCGTTCAAGAAAAAGGCGAAGAATATTAAAGGAGAAGTTTTTGTCTAATGGCCATTCAAAGTGTTTGAACAGGTCTGATAAAGTGCAACGCTTCCGCAGATTGCTCTCCAGTTGA